In Nicotiana tabacum cultivar K326 chromosome 17, ASM71507v2, whole genome shotgun sequence, one DNA window encodes the following:
- the LOC107767703 gene encoding BTB/POZ domain and ankyrin repeat-containing protein NPR1-like, whose product MDCSAEPSSSISFTSSSITSNGSIGVGQNTHAYDGSETGTSYEIISLSKLSNNLEQLLSDSSTDFSDAEIVVEGVSLGVHRCILAARSKFFQDLFRKEKGSCGKEGKPRYSMTDILPYGKVGYEAFLTFLSYLYSGKLKHFPPEVSTCTDTICAHDSCRPAISFSVELMYASSVFQVPELVSLFLRRLINFVGKALVEDVIPILRVAFHCQLSELLTHCVDRVARSDLEIICIEKEVPFEVAESIKLLRPKCQVDESKVLPVDPLHEKRKNRIYKALDSDDVELVKLLLNESEISLDEAYALHYAVAYCDPKVVTEVLGLGVADVNLRNTRGYTVLHIAAMRKEPAIIVSLLTKGAHVSEITLDGQSAVSICRRLTRPKEYHAKTEQGQEANKDRVCIDVLEREMRRNPMAGDALLSSQMLADDLHMKLHYLENRVAFARLLFPLEARLAMQIANAETAAEFAGRLASKSSSGNLREVDLNETPIKQKERLLSRMQALSKTVELGKRYFPHCSQVLDKFMEDDLPDLIFLEMGTPEEQKIKRKRFKELKDDVQRAFNKDKAELHSSGLSSFSSCVKRRKL is encoded by the exons ATGGATTGTTCTGCTGAACCATCATCATCTATAAGCTTTACTTCATCTTCCATTACATCGAATGGGTCGATTGGCGTTGGCCAAAACACACATGCTTATGATGGCTCTGAGACAGGGACTAGTTACGAAATCATCAGCTTGAGTAAACTCAGTAACAATTTAGAACAACTCTTGTCAGATTCCAGCACTGATTTTAGTGATGCTGAGATTGTTGTTGAGGGAGTTTCGCTTGGTGTTCACCGTTGTATATTAGCTGCCAGGAGTAAATTTTTTCAGGATCTTTTTAGGAAAGAGAAGGGAAGTTGTGGAAAGGAAGGTAAACCAAGATATTCTATGACCGATATTTTGCCTTATGGTAAGGTTGGATATGAGGCTTTCCTTACTTTCTTAAGCTATTTGTACTCGGGAAAGTTGAAGCATTTCCCTCCGGAGGTATCAACATGTACGGACACTATATGTGCTCATGACTCTTGCAGACCAGCAATTAGTTTTAGTGTGGAGTTGATGTATGCCTCTTCCGTGTTTCAGGTTCCAGAGCTAGTGTCACTTTTCCTG CGACGCCTTATCAATTTTGTTGGAAAGGCTCTTGTGGAAGATGTTATCCCAATACTTAGAGTTGCTTTTCATTGCCAATTGAGCGAGCTTCTCACTCATTGCGTTGATAGAGTAGCACGATCAGATCTTGAAATCATATGCATTGAGAAAGAGGTTCCTTTTGAAGTTGCAGAGAGTATTAAATTATTGCGGCCGAAATGTCAGGTTGATGAAAGTAAGGTTCTACCTGTGGATCCCTTGcatgaaaagagaaaaaataggaTATACAAGGCATTAGATTCGGATGATGTTGAACTGGTCAAGCTTCTACTCAACGAGTCTGAGATAAGCTTAGATGAAGCCTACGCTCTTCATTATGCTGTTGCATATTGTGATCCCAAGGTTGTGACTGAGGTTCTTGGACTGGGTGTTGCTGATGTCAATCTACGTAATACTCGCGGTTACACTGTGCTTCACATTGCTGCCATGCGTAAGGAGCCAGCAATAATTGTATCGCTTTTGACTAAGGGAGCTCATGTGTCAGAGATTACATTGGATGGGCAAAGTGCTGTTAGTATCTGTAGGAGGCTAACTAGGCCTAAGGAGTACCATGCAAAAACAGAACAAGGCCAGGAAGCAAACAAAGATCGGGTATGTATTGATGTTTTGGAGAGAGAGATGCGTCGCAACCCAATGGCTGGAGATGCATTGCTTTCTTCCCAAATGTTGGCCGATGATCTGCACATGAAACTGCACTACCTGGAAAATAGAG TGGCATTTGCACGATTACTGTTCCCTCTTGAAGCCAGACTAGCCATGCAAATTGCGAATGCTGAGACAGCAGCTGAATTCGCGGGCCGTTTGGCATCTAAAAGTTCATCTGGAAACTTGAGGGAGGTTGATTTGAATGAGACACCCATAAAGCAGAAAGAAAGACTTCTTTCAAGGATGCAAGCCCTCTCGAAGACAG TTGAGCTTGGCAAGCGCTACTTTCCGCATTGCTCCCAAGTTCTGGATAAGTTTATGGAGGATGACTTACCCGACTTAATTTTCCTTGAGATGGGCACTCCAGAGGAGCAAAAGATCAAGAGGAAGCGATTTAAGGAGCTCAAAGATGACGTTCAACGGGCATTTAACAAAGACAAGGCTGAACTTCATAGCTCTGGCTTGTCCTCCTTTTCCTCTTGTGTCAAACGTAGGAAACTATGA
- the LOC107767704 gene encoding transcription termination factor MTEF18, mitochondrial isoform X1 codes for MLIRKIRKSVSWKMISQLNHLFISPIYEKGSNSHSPQNFSSLNIRCFRSSHNPKVSVPESTTQTPISLVVNKISRVTRTDAQAALFDYLHCTRGFNYVDAEHISKNSPHFLQSLLSKVDNDQDITRALTRFFRYHPINEFEPFLESLGLSQSELTSMLPRNLMFLSDDSVLLDNYHVLCDYGIPRVKMGKIYKEASEIFGYDYGVLDMKLRAYEKLGLSRSTVIKLVTCSPTLLLGEMNSELIKVLEKLKILGFENDWIGGYLSNRHSYNWGRMLHTLHFLNEVGYSDEKMASLFKMNPAFLFEGSGKRIYVLVGQLLKLGLKMNDIYSLFCQNPNILSLKCAKNLWQALYFLLEIGLETEIIANIVSIHIQLLGSHSLKGPKTVLRGFKGDKCRLCETIKEDPLNLFRLASKSKVSLEQMTSQNPGKLFEKTTFLLRLGYLENSDEMAKALKQFRGRGDQLQERFDCLVNAGLDCNVVINMIKQAPTALNQSKNVLEKKIDLLKTYLGYPVESIASFPSYLCYDVDRVHLRFSMYAWLKQKGAAKPTLSVSTLLACSDARFVKYFVDIHPEGPAMWENLKSSLQSS; via the coding sequence ATGCTAATTCGAAAAATCCGCAAAAGTGTATCTTGGAAAATGATATCTCAGCTCAATCACCTATTTATTTCTCCTATTTATGAAAAAGGTTCTAATTCTCATAGCCCCCAGAATTTTTCATCTTTGAATATTAGATGCTTTCGTAGTTCACATAATCCTAAGGTGTCTGTCCCCGAATCTACAACTCAAACACCCATTTCCCTTGTTGTCAATAAAATCTCGCGGGTTACAAGAACTGATGCACAAGCAGCTCTCTTTGATTACTTGCATTGTACAAGAGGGTTTAATTATGTGGATGCCGAACATATTAGCAAGAACTCGCCTCATTTTCTTCAAAGCTTGCTATCCAAGGTTGATAATGATCAAGACATAACGAGGGCGTTGACACGTTTCTTTAGATACCATCCTATTAATGAGTTCGAGCCATTTTTGGAAAGCTTGGGGTTGAGCCAATCCGAGCTTACATCTATGCTTCCGCgaaatttgatgtttttgagtgaTGACAGTGTCTTGCTTGATAATTATCATGTTCTTTGTGATTATGGCATCCCTCGAGTTAAAATGGGGAAGATTTATAAGGAAGCGAGTGAGATATTCGGATATGACTATGGAGTATTGGATATGAAGTTGAGGGCTTATGAGAAATTGGGTTTGAGCAGATCAACGGTTATAAAGTTGGTGACTTGTTCGCCTACTCTTTTGCTTGGTGAGATGAATAGTGAACTTATTAAGGTTCTTGAGAAATTGAAAATCTTAGGATTTGAAAATGATTGGATCGGTGGATACTTATCCAACAGGCACTCCTACAATTGGGGTAGAATGCTTCATACGTTGCATTTTCTCAATGAAGTAGGATATAGTGATGAAAAGATGGCGTCTTTGTTTAAGATGAACCCTGCATTCTTATTTGAAGGCTCTGGGAAACGGATTTATGTATTGGTTGGGCAATTACTGAAGTTGGGTCTTAAAATGAATGATATATACTCACTATTCTGTCAAAATCCTAATATCCTATCTCTGAAGTGTGCTAAAAATCTCTGGCAGGCATTGTACTTCTTGTTGGAAATAGGATTAGAGACCGAAATTATTGCAAATATTGTATCTATACATATACAACTTCTGGGGTCACATTCTCTGAAGGGACCAAAGACCGTTTTGAGGGGCTTCAAGGGTGACAAGTGTCGTTTATGTGAAACTATAAAAGAGGATCCTTTGAATTTATTCAGATTAGCCTCAAAATCAAAAGTTAGCTTGGAGCAGATGACTTCCCAGAACCCAGGaaaattatttgagaaaactacTTTCTTGTTGAGATTAGGTTACTTAGAAAATTCAGATGAGATGGCAAAAGCTTTAAAGCAGTTCCGTGGACGAGGAGACCAGTTACAAGAGAGGTTTGATTGCCTGGTAAATGCTGGTCTGGACTGCAATGTTGTAATTAATATGATTAAACAGGCCCCCACGGCGCTGAACCAGAGCAAAAATGTGCTTGAGAAGAAAATTGATCTACTGAAAACATATTTAGGTTATCCAGTGGAATCGATTGCGTCATTTCCATCTTACCTCTGCTATGATGTTGACAGAGTCCATCTTCGGTTTTCAATGTATGCATGGCTGAAGCAAAAGGGTGCTGCAAAACCAACATTGTCAGTGAGTACTCTTCTTGCTTGTTCAGATGCCcgctttgtaaaatattttgttGACATACATCCAGAAGGTCCAGCAATGTGGGAAAATTTAAAAAGTTCACTTCAATCCAGCTAA
- the LOC107767704 gene encoding transcription termination factor MTEF18, mitochondrial isoform X2 encodes MLIRKIRKSVSWKMISQLNHLFISPIYEKGSNSHSPQNFSSLNIRCFRSSHNPKVSVPESTTQTPISLVVNKISRVTRTDAQAALFDYLHCTRGFNYVDAEHISKNSPHFLQSLLSKVDNDQDITRALTRFFRYHPINEFEPFLESLGLSQSELTSMLPRNLMFLSDDSVLLDNYHVLCDYGIPRVKMGKIYKEASEIFGYDYGVLDMKLRAYEKLGLSRSTVIKLVTCSPTLLLGEMNSELIKVLEKLKILGFENDWIGGYLSNRHSYNWGRMLHTLHFLNEVGYSDEKMASLFKMNPAFLFEGSGKRIYVLVGQLLKLGLKMNDIYSLFCQNPNILSLKCAKNLWQALYFLLEIGLETEIIANIVSIHIQLLGSHSLKGPKTVLRGFKGDKCRLCETIKEDPLNLFRLASKSKVSLEQMTSQNPGKLFEKTTFLLRLGYLENSDEMAKALKQFRGRGDQLQERFDCLVNAGLDCNVVINMIKQAPTALNQSKNVLEKKIDLLKTYLGYPVESIASFPSYLCYDVDRVHLRFSMYAWLKQKGAAKPTLSVVLREPCPIHGNPAKNFSSFILFSKAGIFHIWLLW; translated from the exons ATGCTAATTCGAAAAATCCGCAAAAGTGTATCTTGGAAAATGATATCTCAGCTCAATCACCTATTTATTTCTCCTATTTATGAAAAAGGTTCTAATTCTCATAGCCCCCAGAATTTTTCATCTTTGAATATTAGATGCTTTCGTAGTTCACATAATCCTAAGGTGTCTGTCCCCGAATCTACAACTCAAACACCCATTTCCCTTGTTGTCAATAAAATCTCGCGGGTTACAAGAACTGATGCACAAGCAGCTCTCTTTGATTACTTGCATTGTACAAGAGGGTTTAATTATGTGGATGCCGAACATATTAGCAAGAACTCGCCTCATTTTCTTCAAAGCTTGCTATCCAAGGTTGATAATGATCAAGACATAACGAGGGCGTTGACACGTTTCTTTAGATACCATCCTATTAATGAGTTCGAGCCATTTTTGGAAAGCTTGGGGTTGAGCCAATCCGAGCTTACATCTATGCTTCCGCgaaatttgatgtttttgagtgaTGACAGTGTCTTGCTTGATAATTATCATGTTCTTTGTGATTATGGCATCCCTCGAGTTAAAATGGGGAAGATTTATAAGGAAGCGAGTGAGATATTCGGATATGACTATGGAGTATTGGATATGAAGTTGAGGGCTTATGAGAAATTGGGTTTGAGCAGATCAACGGTTATAAAGTTGGTGACTTGTTCGCCTACTCTTTTGCTTGGTGAGATGAATAGTGAACTTATTAAGGTTCTTGAGAAATTGAAAATCTTAGGATTTGAAAATGATTGGATCGGTGGATACTTATCCAACAGGCACTCCTACAATTGGGGTAGAATGCTTCATACGTTGCATTTTCTCAATGAAGTAGGATATAGTGATGAAAAGATGGCGTCTTTGTTTAAGATGAACCCTGCATTCTTATTTGAAGGCTCTGGGAAACGGATTTATGTATTGGTTGGGCAATTACTGAAGTTGGGTCTTAAAATGAATGATATATACTCACTATTCTGTCAAAATCCTAATATCCTATCTCTGAAGTGTGCTAAAAATCTCTGGCAGGCATTGTACTTCTTGTTGGAAATAGGATTAGAGACCGAAATTATTGCAAATATTGTATCTATACATATACAACTTCTGGGGTCACATTCTCTGAAGGGACCAAAGACCGTTTTGAGGGGCTTCAAGGGTGACAAGTGTCGTTTATGTGAAACTATAAAAGAGGATCCTTTGAATTTATTCAGATTAGCCTCAAAATCAAAAGTTAGCTTGGAGCAGATGACTTCCCAGAACCCAGGaaaattatttgagaaaactacTTTCTTGTTGAGATTAGGTTACTTAGAAAATTCAGATGAGATGGCAAAAGCTTTAAAGCAGTTCCGTGGACGAGGAGACCAGTTACAAGAGAGGTTTGATTGCCTGGTAAATGCTGGTCTGGACTGCAATGTTGTAATTAATATGATTAAACAGGCCCCCACGGCGCTGAACCAGAGCAAAAATGTGCTTGAGAAGAAAATTGATCTACTGAAAACATATTTAGGTTATCCAGTGGAATCGATTGCGTCATTTCCATCTTACCTCTGCTATGATGTTGACAGAGTCCATCTTCGGTTTTCAATGTATGCATGGCTGAAGCAAAAGGGTGCTGCAAAACCAACATTGTCA GTTGTCCTGCGTGAGCCATGCCCCATTCATGGCAATCCAgccaaaaacttcagctccttcATATTATTCTCCAAGGCCGGTATCTTTCACATTTGGCTTCTTTGGTAG